A genomic window from Pseudomonas leptonychotis includes:
- a CDS encoding SpoVR family protein, which translates to MTSTDKSKRRQPISTGSEWTFELIRQYDREISRIAERYALDTYPNQIEVITAEQMMDAYASVGMPLGYHHWSYGKHFLATEKGYSRGQMGLAYEIVINSDPCIAYLMEENTICMQALVIAHACYGHNSFFKGNYLFRTWTDASSIIDYLVFAKQYIMQCEERHGIDAVEDLLDSCHALMNYGVDRYKRPYPISAEEERRRMKDREEHLQKQINDLWRTIPKNASKGGDKDSTRFPAEPQENILYFLEKHAPLLEPWQREIIRIVRKIAQYFYPQRQTQVMNEGWATFWHYTLMNDLYDEGLVTEGFMIEFLQSHTSVVYQPPFDSPYYSGINPYALGFAMYRDIRRICEEPTEEDRRWFPEIAGSDWLSTLKFAMSSFKDESFILQYLSPKVIRDLKLFSILDDDQKDELYVPAIHDEPGYQAIRETLAAQYNLGNREPNVQIWSIDRRGDRSLTLRHQQHDRKPLGSSTEEVLKHLHRLWGFNIHLELYQGDQLIGTQHVPPKHETEQGSDYPRLDLMIPPI; encoded by the coding sequence ATGACCAGCACCGACAAGAGCAAGCGCCGCCAACCTATTTCCACCGGTTCGGAGTGGACCTTTGAACTGATCCGCCAATACGACCGAGAGATCAGCCGGATTGCCGAGCGCTATGCGCTGGACACCTACCCCAACCAGATCGAAGTAATCACCGCCGAGCAGATGATGGACGCCTACGCCTCGGTCGGCATGCCACTGGGCTATCACCACTGGTCCTACGGCAAGCACTTCCTCGCCACCGAGAAAGGCTATTCACGCGGGCAGATGGGCCTGGCCTACGAGATCGTGATCAACTCCGATCCCTGCATCGCCTACCTGATGGAAGAAAACACCATCTGCATGCAGGCATTGGTGATTGCCCATGCCTGCTATGGCCACAACAGCTTCTTCAAGGGTAACTACCTGTTCCGCACCTGGACCGATGCCAGCTCGATCATCGATTACCTGGTGTTCGCCAAGCAGTACATCATGCAATGCGAAGAGCGCCACGGCATCGACGCGGTGGAAGATTTGCTCGACTCCTGCCACGCCCTGATGAACTACGGCGTCGACCGCTACAAGCGCCCCTACCCGATCTCCGCCGAGGAAGAACGCCGGCGCATGAAGGATCGCGAAGAACACCTGCAAAAGCAGATCAACGACCTGTGGCGCACCATCCCGAAAAACGCCAGCAAGGGCGGCGACAAGGACAGCACGCGCTTTCCCGCCGAACCACAAGAGAACATCCTCTACTTCCTGGAAAAACACGCCCCGCTGCTGGAGCCCTGGCAGCGCGAGATCATCCGCATCGTGCGCAAGATCGCCCAGTACTTCTACCCGCAGCGCCAGACCCAGGTGATGAACGAAGGCTGGGCGACCTTCTGGCATTACACCCTGATGAACGACCTCTACGACGAAGGCCTGGTCACCGAAGGCTTTATGATCGAGTTCCTGCAATCGCACACCAGCGTGGTCTACCAGCCGCCGTTCGACAGCCCCTACTACAGCGGCATCAACCCCTACGCCCTGGGCTTTGCCATGTACCGCGACATTCGCCGTATCTGCGAAGAACCTACCGAAGAAGATCGCCGCTGGTTCCCGGAGATCGCCGGCAGCGACTGGTTGAGCACCCTGAAATTCGCCATGAGCAGCTTCAAGGACGAGAGCTTTATCCTGCAGTACCTGTCGCCCAAGGTGATCCGTGACCTCAAGCTGTTCAGCATTCTCGATGACGACCAAAAAGACGAACTCTACGTACCGGCTATCCACGATGAGCCTGGCTACCAGGCCATCCGCGAAACCCTGGCAGCGCAATACAACCTGGGCAACCGCGAGCCCAATGTGCAGATCTGGAGCATCGACCGCCGCGGTGACCGCTCCCTAACCCTGCGTCACCAGCAGCACGATCGCAAACCGCTGGGCAGCTCGACCGAGGAGGTGCTCAAACACCTGCACCGCCTGTGGGGCTTCAATATCCACTTGGAGCTGTACCAAGGTGACCAGTTGATCGGCACCCAACACGTGCCCCCCAAGCATGAAACTGAACAAGGTAGCGACTACCCGCGCCTCGACCTGATGATTCCGCCTATCTGA